One segment of Actinomyces sp. 432 DNA contains the following:
- a CDS encoding ABC transporter permease, translating to MFPYLMRRLANYAILLFIATSLAYLLASASLDPANNWNREDPSLNWDAINAALVQYNISSDMPVWGRYVTWLREVVTSWDWGVTPKGESINALLGTKIAVSVRLVFLGAMIGMVGGVALGAWTATRQYKFSDRAISLLAMIVISTPAMVLAILLQVLAVHINRTTGYQIFEFTGEGEGFLGRAQHLLLPTLSMSLGSIASYSRYQRNLMLDTLGADYVRTARAKGLRKHQAATRHALRTALIPMATYFAFALAGLFTGAAITERVYGWHGMGEYSINSISSYDINGVTAVVAFSGLCTLAGALLSDVFVAIVDPRVRVS from the coding sequence ATGTTTCCGTACCTAATGCGCAGGCTTGCGAACTACGCGATCCTGTTGTTCATAGCGACGTCGCTGGCGTACTTGTTGGCGTCGGCGTCCTTGGACCCCGCCAACAACTGGAACCGCGAGGACCCGTCGCTGAACTGGGATGCGATCAACGCTGCTCTCGTCCAGTACAACATCAGCTCGGACATGCCCGTGTGGGGCCGATACGTCACCTGGCTCCGTGAGGTGGTCACTTCCTGGGACTGGGGCGTCACCCCAAAGGGTGAATCGATCAACGCGTTGCTGGGAACGAAGATCGCCGTGTCGGTACGGTTGGTGTTCCTGGGCGCCATGATCGGCATGGTCGGTGGCGTGGCCCTGGGCGCCTGGACGGCGACCCGCCAGTACAAGTTCTCAGACCGGGCGATCTCCCTGCTCGCGATGATCGTGATCTCCACGCCGGCGATGGTGCTGGCGATTCTCCTGCAAGTGCTCGCCGTCCACATCAACCGGACCACCGGCTACCAGATCTTCGAGTTCACCGGTGAGGGCGAGGGTTTCCTGGGGCGGGCCCAGCACCTGCTGCTGCCGACGCTCTCAATGTCGCTGGGGTCAATCGCCTCTTACTCGCGTTACCAGCGCAACCTCATGCTCGATACGCTCGGCGCTGACTATGTGCGCACCGCCCGCGCCAAGGGGCTGCGCAAGCATCAGGCCGCCACTCGCCACGCCCTGCGCACCGCTCTGATCCCCATGGCCACCTACTTCGCCTTCGCCTTGGCCGGCCTGTTCACAGGTGCGGCGATCACCGAGCGCGTCTACGGCTGGCACGGCATGGGTGAGTACTCAATCAACTCGATCTCGAGCTACGACATCAACGGGGTGACCGCCGTGGTCGCGTTCTCAGGCCTGTGCACATTGGCCGGTGCGTTGCTGTCCGATGTCTTTGTCGCGATCGTTGACCCACGGGTGAGAGTGAGCTGA
- a CDS encoding ABC transporter permease: MDQPGQAPVTVADGGNLLDNNPKESRRLTRGRIILRRFLRNKTAVFGAVGILALALMAIFGNRVGQWSYTDVDSKAFLQPPSADHWFGTTQGGRDVFAMVVEGTRKSMMIGVFVALLQTSIAAIIGSSAAYFGGWWEKVALWATDLLLVVPSFLIIAILSQKAGAAKGSTALLIVLLGGFGWMLTARVVRSLTLSVKNLDYVNAARFMNVPSPVIIVRHIIPNIASLLIVDATLNVAYAVLSETTLSYFGFGVQAPNTSLGTLIAEGQRSATTYPWIFLAPAAVLVFMLVCVNFMGDGLRDAIDPSSKSGGKA, from the coding sequence ATGGACCAGCCGGGACAGGCACCGGTAACCGTCGCGGACGGCGGCAACCTTCTGGACAACAACCCCAAGGAATCTAGGCGGCTTACCCGCGGGCGCATCATTCTGCGCCGCTTCCTGCGCAACAAGACCGCCGTATTCGGAGCTGTTGGCATCCTGGCCCTCGCACTGATGGCGATCTTCGGCAACCGTGTTGGTCAGTGGTCCTACACGGACGTCGACTCGAAGGCATTCCTGCAGCCGCCCAGCGCCGACCACTGGTTCGGCACCACCCAGGGCGGACGCGACGTCTTCGCCATGGTGGTGGAGGGCACCCGCAAGTCGATGATGATCGGAGTGTTCGTGGCCCTCCTGCAGACCAGTATCGCCGCGATCATCGGTTCCTCCGCCGCCTATTTCGGCGGCTGGTGGGAGAAGGTCGCCCTGTGGGCCACCGACCTGCTGCTGGTGGTGCCGTCGTTCCTGATCATCGCGATCCTGTCCCAGAAGGCGGGGGCTGCCAAGGGATCGACCGCCCTTTTGATTGTGCTGCTGGGCGGATTCGGCTGGATGCTCACGGCACGCGTGGTGCGCTCGCTGACCCTCAGCGTCAAGAACCTCGACTACGTCAATGCGGCACGATTCATGAACGTACCCAGCCCCGTCATCATCGTCCGCCACATCATCCCCAACATCGCCTCACTACTGATCGTCGATGCCACGCTCAACGTCGCCTACGCGGTGCTCAGCGAGACGACGCTGTCCTACTTCGGTTTCGGTGTGCAGGCGCCGAACACCTCCCTGGGCACATTGATCGCGGAGGGACAGCGCTCCGCAACCACCTACCCCTGGATCTTCTTGGCGCCCGCCGCGGTGTTGGTGTTCATGCTCGTATGCGTCAACTTCATGGGAGATGGGCTGCGTGACGCCATCGACCCCTCGTCCAAATCCGGAGGCAAGGCATGA
- a CDS encoding dipeptide ABC transporter ATP-binding protein has translation MRATRRNRDTAAKAQDLPDREADAPLLEIADLHVSFPSENGRVHAVRGIDLTVRRGEVLALVGESGSGKSVTSTAVMGLLDETADISGSVRLYGTELLGRSDEYMSKIRGAQVSMVFQDPLSALTPVYTVGDQIVEALKVHNPDMPDADANKRAVELLDLVGIPNPEVRFKAYPHEFSGGMRQRAVIAIAIANNPDLIIADEPTTALDVTIQAQILDVLRTAQKETGAGVIMITHDLGVVAGMADRVAVMYAGRVVETGNVDDIFYRSRMPYTIGLLGSLPRLDAKKDSALATLEGAPPSLLEAPTGCPFAPRCPMAVAECLDGEPDLVPVRDDALPSDSTAAEQQKSACRRFPEIEKNNLDYTDIFPVPSLKTADVMNLPHSQRPEVLRVGGLVKEFPLMKGAVFKRRVGTVHAVDGISFDVRQGETLAIVGESGCGKTTTLMEVLNLQAPQDGKIVVLGRDTAAISRAERKQIRRDLQVVFQDPMASLDPRLPIYDIIAEPLRANGWSKQQVGPRVEELMKLVGLEPSHANRYPRNFSGGQRQRIGIARALALEPKLLVLDEPVSALDVSIQAGVINLLDELRATLGLSYLFVAHDLSVVRHIADRVAVMYLGKIVEIGDVDAVFSAPAHPYTQALLSAIPIPDPAKERTRSRIILEGDLPSPASPPSGCRFRTRCPKFANELNEEQRKACLERMPDFTGEGEDHEVACYYPERTAVF, from the coding sequence ATGAGAGCGACACGGCGCAACCGGGATACGGCCGCCAAGGCACAGGACTTGCCGGATCGGGAGGCTGATGCCCCGCTGCTGGAAATTGCAGATCTGCACGTCTCCTTCCCCTCCGAGAACGGCCGGGTCCACGCGGTGCGCGGCATCGACCTGACAGTTAGGCGCGGGGAGGTGCTCGCCCTCGTGGGTGAATCGGGCTCCGGCAAGTCGGTTACGTCCACGGCTGTCATGGGACTGCTTGACGAGACCGCGGATATTTCCGGGTCGGTGCGGCTGTACGGCACCGAGCTGCTCGGGCGCAGCGACGAGTACATGTCCAAGATCAGGGGCGCCCAGGTCTCTATGGTTTTCCAGGACCCGCTGTCCGCCCTCACGCCCGTGTACACGGTTGGGGATCAGATCGTCGAGGCGCTGAAGGTCCACAACCCGGACATGCCCGACGCCGATGCCAACAAGCGGGCGGTCGAGCTGCTGGATCTGGTGGGCATCCCCAATCCGGAGGTGCGTTTTAAGGCCTATCCGCACGAGTTCTCCGGAGGCATGAGGCAGCGCGCCGTGATCGCCATCGCGATCGCCAACAACCCCGATCTGATCATCGCCGATGAGCCCACCACGGCGCTGGACGTGACCATTCAGGCGCAGATCCTCGATGTTCTGCGCACGGCGCAGAAGGAGACCGGCGCCGGCGTCATCATGATTACTCACGACCTGGGGGTCGTGGCCGGCATGGCCGACCGGGTCGCCGTCATGTACGCGGGGCGGGTTGTCGAGACCGGTAACGTCGACGACATCTTCTACCGCTCGCGCATGCCGTACACGATCGGGCTGCTCGGGTCGCTTCCCCGCCTCGACGCCAAGAAGGACTCCGCCCTGGCAACCCTTGAAGGCGCGCCGCCCTCGCTGCTGGAGGCGCCCACCGGCTGCCCATTTGCGCCGCGGTGCCCCATGGCGGTGGCGGAGTGCCTGGACGGCGAACCCGATCTGGTCCCGGTCCGCGACGACGCCTTGCCATCTGACTCCACTGCCGCTGAGCAGCAAAAGTCCGCCTGCCGTCGCTTCCCGGAGATCGAGAAGAACAACCTCGACTACACGGACATCTTCCCGGTCCCCTCCCTCAAGACCGCCGATGTCATGAACCTGCCCCACTCACAGCGCCCCGAGGTGCTGCGGGTAGGCGGCCTGGTGAAGGAATTCCCGCTGATGAAGGGTGCAGTGTTCAAGCGGCGCGTCGGCACCGTGCACGCGGTGGACGGCATCTCCTTCGATGTGCGCCAGGGCGAGACGCTGGCAATTGTTGGCGAGTCGGGCTGTGGCAAGACCACCACGCTTATGGAGGTGCTCAATCTGCAGGCGCCGCAGGACGGCAAAATCGTTGTCTTGGGCAGGGATACTGCTGCGATCAGCCGCGCTGAACGCAAGCAGATCCGCCGCGATTTGCAGGTCGTCTTCCAGGACCCCATGGCGTCCCTGGACCCGCGTCTGCCCATCTACGACATCATCGCGGAGCCACTGCGCGCCAATGGCTGGAGCAAGCAGCAGGTCGGTCCGCGCGTCGAGGAGCTCATGAAACTGGTGGGGCTCGAACCGAGCCACGCCAACCGCTATCCCCGCAACTTCTCCGGCGGGCAGCGCCAGCGCATAGGCATCGCCCGGGCTCTGGCCCTGGAGCCGAAGCTGCTCGTACTGGACGAGCCGGTCTCTGCTCTGGACGTGTCCATTCAGGCCGGCGTCATCAACCTGCTCGACGAGTTGCGTGCGACCCTGGGGCTCAGCTACCTGTTCGTGGCCCACGACCTGTCCGTGGTGCGGCACATAGCCGATCGCGTGGCCGTCATGTACCTGGGCAAGATCGTCGAGATCGGTGACGTCGATGCGGTGTTCTCCGCGCCGGCTCACCCGTATACGCAGGCACTGCTCTCGGCCATTCCGATTCCGGATCCGGCGAAGGAGCGCACGCGCAGCCGCATCATCCTGGAGGGCGACCTGCCGTCCCCGGCCAGTCCCCCCTCGGGCTGCCGCTTCCGCACTCGCTGCCCCAAGTTCGCGAACGAGCTGAATGAGGAGCAGAGAAAGGCCTGCCTGGAACGAATGCCGGACTTCACCGGCGAGGGTGAGGACCACGAGGTCGCCTGCTACTACCCGGAGCGTACCGCTGTGTTCTGA
- a CDS encoding ABC transporter family substrate-binding protein, which produces MNINRRLFLAGSASAAVMAALAACAKNTESNSNSSADANAEIDFDQAMNRQERSSLQQGGTLNFAISNTIANWNYHHANGVNVNLRNILDFVSPYLLDWADDGTPTANPNFYTTFEAEDVDGKTVATVALNENAVWGNGRHMDSEDIEAFFAHADDPEYQWASTDGIADVESVDIIDDLTAKVTFKSIFPDWTNPLSSLFPKELFVDAKTFNESMAGAGAFNNDYFAGPFKVDSYNESQQLVTLVPNDLWWGEAPLLDKVTFRVLDPAAEATSFANKAIDVIDYIISADVYNQAAGREDAEIRQNFGLQWRHFTINAASGPLADKAVRQAVLRACDRAAIASSDLAGLPIEVDDVLLGNHFFMPPQEGYQDNSGDWSYDPDAAKQLLDDAGWVEGADGVREKDGQRLSFTFTVPSGTQTTENEANLLQSQLSEVGIEMKLDPVDANSYFPEYINAKNYEMTAFTWEGTQYPMANIGQIYGSSSLSNYTSQSIPEIDDYAAKIASTPDHDERIRMTNECDVLIWENVMNFPIYERMQFTAVPKNLANFGAKGLAYFRSENVGYISE; this is translated from the coding sequence ATGAACATCAACCGCCGCTTGTTCCTTGCCGGCTCGGCCTCCGCGGCAGTCATGGCCGCCCTGGCCGCCTGCGCCAAGAACACCGAGTCCAACTCGAACTCATCTGCCGATGCAAACGCCGAGATCGACTTCGACCAGGCGATGAATCGCCAAGAGCGCTCCTCCCTGCAACAGGGCGGCACCCTCAACTTCGCCATTTCCAACACCATTGCCAATTGGAACTATCATCACGCCAACGGCGTTAACGTCAATCTGCGTAATATTCTGGACTTCGTCTCCCCCTACCTCCTCGACTGGGCGGATGACGGCACCCCGACCGCGAACCCCAACTTCTACACCACCTTCGAGGCTGAGGATGTGGATGGCAAGACCGTCGCCACTGTGGCCCTAAATGAGAATGCCGTCTGGGGCAATGGGCGTCACATGGACTCCGAAGACATTGAGGCCTTCTTCGCTCACGCCGATGACCCCGAGTATCAGTGGGCCTCAACGGATGGTATCGCCGACGTTGAGTCTGTCGACATTATCGACGATCTGACCGCTAAAGTGACCTTCAAGTCGATTTTCCCCGACTGGACCAATCCGCTATCGTCCCTCTTTCCGAAAGAGCTATTCGTGGACGCCAAGACCTTCAACGAGTCGATGGCGGGCGCCGGCGCTTTCAACAACGACTACTTCGCCGGCCCCTTCAAGGTGGACTCCTACAACGAGTCCCAGCAGCTGGTGACCCTGGTCCCCAACGACCTGTGGTGGGGCGAGGCCCCACTGCTGGATAAGGTAACCTTCCGCGTCCTGGACCCTGCAGCCGAAGCGACCTCATTCGCGAACAAGGCGATCGACGTTATCGACTACATCATCTCGGCAGACGTTTACAACCAGGCCGCCGGGCGGGAGGATGCCGAGATCCGTCAGAACTTCGGCCTGCAGTGGCGGCATTTCACCATCAATGCGGCATCCGGTCCACTGGCGGACAAGGCTGTGCGTCAGGCGGTCCTGCGTGCCTGTGATCGAGCCGCTATTGCCTCCTCCGACCTGGCGGGACTGCCGATCGAGGTCGATGACGTGTTGCTTGGTAACCATTTCTTCATGCCGCCTCAGGAGGGCTACCAGGACAACTCGGGTGACTGGTCCTACGACCCCGACGCCGCCAAGCAGCTGTTGGATGACGCCGGCTGGGTAGAGGGGGCTGATGGCGTACGCGAAAAGGACGGTCAGCGCCTTAGCTTCACCTTTACGGTTCCCTCTGGGACTCAGACTACGGAGAATGAGGCCAACCTGCTGCAGAGTCAGCTCAGCGAGGTTGGTATTGAGATGAAGTTGGACCCGGTTGACGCCAATAGCTATTTCCCCGAGTACATCAACGCCAAGAACTATGAGATGACCGCCTTCACCTGGGAGGGTACTCAGTACCCTATGGCCAACATCGGTCAGATATACGGCTCGAGTTCTTTGAGTAACTACACGTCCCAGTCGATCCCGGAGATCGACGACTATGCTGCAAAGATTGCGTCGACTCCGGATCATGATGAGCGTATCCGCATGACCAATGAGTGCGACGTGCTCATCTGGGAGAACGTCATGAATTTCCCCATCTACGAGCGCATGCAGTTCACGGCCGTCCCGAAGAACCTTGCGAACTTCGGGGCCAAGGGCCTGGCCTACTTCCGTTCCGAGAACGTCGGTTACATCTCCGAGTAA
- a CDS encoding PH domain-containing protein, whose translation MPTVVIRSLTGRAGTLLTGAGTTWAVITVWLADGTRNGLQALGCGLFLMLAVWCLWWAPQLTIADAGITVRNAWRTHTVGWDEVESCRTRWGLEIITGSGHTVKASAAQRAGGLSTSFRRRQELRERELLGRGGRTGRYASARRTVPEEYLAEGDSVYRTRMDADAAGDLIAAYQEAILARNSRPERKQSETRQMSSRWNRAPVVAATIAAVILLTGVL comes from the coding sequence TTGCCCACGGTCGTGATCCGCTCACTGACAGGTCGTGCTGGCACCCTGCTGACGGGTGCCGGCACGACCTGGGCCGTCATTACGGTTTGGCTCGCCGACGGCACCCGCAACGGGCTGCAGGCCCTGGGCTGCGGCCTGTTCCTGATGCTTGCGGTTTGGTGCTTGTGGTGGGCGCCGCAGCTCACCATCGCGGACGCCGGCATCACTGTGCGTAACGCATGGCGCACGCATACTGTCGGCTGGGATGAGGTGGAATCTTGCCGCACCCGCTGGGGACTGGAGATCATCACCGGATCCGGTCATACGGTCAAGGCCTCCGCCGCGCAGCGTGCAGGTGGGTTGTCGACATCCTTCCGCAGACGCCAGGAGTTGCGGGAGCGCGAACTGCTTGGAAGGGGCGGCCGCACGGGGCGGTACGCCTCCGCGCGCCGGACGGTGCCAGAGGAGTACCTAGCGGAGGGTGATTCCGTGTATCGCACCCGGATGGACGCCGATGCGGCGGGCGATCTCATCGCCGCATACCAAGAGGCCATTCTGGCCCGCAACAGCCGCCCCGAGCGGAAACAGTCCGAGACCAGGCAGATGAGCTCGCGGTGGAACCGCGCCCCCGTGGTGGCAGCGACCATCGCCGCCGTAATACTGCTGACGGGAGTGCTCTGA
- the typA gene encoding translational GTPase TypA — MTVRQDLRNVAIVAHVDHGKTTLVDAMLWEAGAFGNRATEENTTERVMDSGELEREKGITILAKNTAVHYAGPAAIDAGLPAGITINVIDTPGHADFGGEVERGLSMVDGVLLLVDASEGPLPQTRFVLRKALAASLPVILVVNKVDRPDSRLDEVVSETTDLLLSLASDLADEHPDIDLDAVLDVPVVYASAKARRADTVKPADGELPASKNLEPLFRTLIDRIPGPSYDESAPLQAHVTNLDASPFLGRLALLRIHSGTLRKGQTVAWARHDGSLTSARVSELLVTEGLERKPAEEAHAGDIVAVAGIEDITIGESLVDPEDPRPLPLIKVDDPAISMTIGINTSPMAGRTKGAKVTARQVKDRLDRELVGNVSLRVLPTTRPDAWEVQGRGELALAILVEQMRREGFELTVGKPQVVTKMVDGKRHEPVERMTIDVPEEHLGAVTQLMAARKGRMETMANHGTGWIRMEFLVPARGLIGWRTQFLTETRGTGIASSISEGYEPWAGQITARTSGSLVSDRAGAVTAYALIRLQDRGTFFVEPGQETYEGQVVGENPRDEDMDVNVVREKQQTNMRSSTADVYEALTPPRRLTLEEALEFASEDECVEVTPDAVRIRKVILDSQERFKDAARRRRAGA, encoded by the coding sequence ATGACTGTGCGCCAGGACCTGCGCAACGTCGCCATCGTCGCTCACGTCGACCACGGCAAGACCACCCTAGTCGACGCGATGCTCTGGGAGGCCGGCGCCTTCGGCAACCGCGCCACCGAGGAGAACACGACCGAGCGCGTCATGGACTCCGGTGAGCTGGAGCGCGAGAAGGGCATCACGATCCTCGCCAAGAACACTGCCGTCCACTACGCCGGTCCCGCGGCCATCGATGCGGGTCTTCCCGCCGGTATCACCATCAACGTCATCGACACCCCCGGCCACGCCGACTTCGGCGGCGAGGTCGAGCGCGGGCTGTCCATGGTTGACGGCGTCCTCCTGCTCGTGGACGCCTCCGAGGGCCCCCTGCCTCAGACCCGCTTCGTGCTGCGCAAGGCCCTGGCCGCCTCCCTGCCGGTCATCCTGGTGGTCAACAAGGTGGACCGCCCCGACTCTCGCCTGGACGAGGTCGTGTCCGAGACCACCGACCTGCTGCTCTCGCTCGCCTCCGACCTGGCCGATGAGCACCCGGACATCGACCTGGACGCCGTGCTGGACGTGCCTGTGGTGTACGCGTCCGCCAAGGCCCGCCGCGCGGACACCGTCAAGCCCGCCGACGGCGAGCTGCCCGCATCCAAGAACCTCGAGCCCCTGTTCCGCACCCTTATTGATCGCATCCCCGGCCCCTCCTACGACGAGTCCGCCCCCCTGCAGGCGCACGTGACCAACCTCGACGCCTCCCCGTTCCTGGGGCGGCTCGCGCTGCTGCGCATCCACTCCGGCACCCTGCGCAAGGGCCAGACCGTCGCCTGGGCCCGCCACGACGGCTCCCTCACCTCCGCCCGCGTCTCCGAGCTGCTGGTAACCGAGGGCCTGGAGCGCAAGCCCGCCGAGGAGGCCCACGCCGGTGACATCGTCGCCGTCGCCGGTATTGAGGACATCACCATCGGCGAGTCCCTGGTCGACCCTGAGGACCCGCGGCCCCTGCCACTGATCAAGGTAGACGATCCCGCCATCTCCATGACCATCGGTATCAACACCTCGCCGATGGCCGGCCGCACCAAGGGCGCCAAGGTCACCGCCCGGCAGGTCAAGGACCGCCTGGACCGCGAGCTGGTCGGCAATGTCTCCCTGCGCGTGCTACCTACCACCCGCCCCGACGCCTGGGAGGTGCAGGGCCGCGGTGAGCTGGCGCTGGCGATCCTGGTGGAGCAGATGCGCCGCGAGGGCTTCGAGCTGACCGTAGGCAAGCCGCAGGTGGTTACCAAGATGGTCGACGGCAAGCGCCACGAGCCGGTCGAGCGCATGACCATCGATGTGCCCGAGGAGCACCTGGGCGCCGTCACCCAGCTCATGGCCGCCCGCAAGGGCCGCATGGAGACAATGGCAAACCACGGCACCGGCTGGATCCGCATGGAGTTCCTGGTGCCCGCCCGTGGCCTGATCGGCTGGCGCACCCAGTTCCTCACGGAGACCCGCGGCACCGGCATCGCCTCGTCCATCTCCGAGGGCTACGAGCCGTGGGCGGGCCAGATCACCGCCCGCACCTCCGGCTCCCTGGTCTCCGACCGCGCCGGCGCCGTCACCGCCTACGCGCTGATCCGCCTGCAGGACCGCGGCACGTTCTTCGTCGAGCCCGGTCAGGAGACCTACGAGGGGCAGGTCGTGGGGGAGAACCCCCGCGATGAGGACATGGACGTCAACGTGGTGCGGGAGAAGCAGCAGACCAACATGCGCTCCTCTACTGCCGACGTCTACGAGGCGCTCACGCCGCCGCGACGCCTCACCCTGGAGGAGGCCCTGGAGTTCGCCTCCGAGGACGAGTGCGTGGAGGTGACTCCGGATGCCGTGCGCATCCGCAAGGTCATCCTCGACTCCCAGGAGCGTTTCAAGGACGCTGCCCGACGCCGTCGCGCCGGTGCCTGA
- a CDS encoding VanW family protein — MSQTPPDVGARASAGPHADAVPDSAEPVAALGGTAARGTRAIVRPLLAALGATLAIAWLGLAWATTRTLAPGSSVSGVDVSGMTRAQAVAAVDTAIGAQLEQPVTLTVDEATDTLIPASSGVSVDAAASVDRLTGPTLNPLTLVRRLAGTAVDAVTRVDSDALTRALNARLGTLATGTADAVVTLDGTTPVLTPGSVGTGLNVAESVSALTGAWPLEETTIALAAGTANPAVTDAEAQEFIDTVLTPLLSDDITVTTAGAGTDAAGTSILAPEALAALTDIDSTDGVLTATLDAEALHAAVLADLGGDIEAPATDATWTIDGNPDTAVDATPVYHPSATGTGIDPSTLAEAVLAAGTEADGDRTATATVVVLQPEVTMPEEEWGIVEIVGEFSTPYVSQYGRDQNLQRGTEMINGTLVPPGETFSTTDALGPVDLEHGYTYAGVVTDGQHTDAMGGGLSQVGTTVFNAGFEAGMDDVEHWPHTYWFTRYPAGREATIWTGVKDVKWRNSTPYTVLVQAWAGDGEVHVRLWSTPYYEVTITEGEHTNYRPYATVYGSGPGCEPYGGGTQGFDVTVTRTRSHDGESLPDDVLTTAYDSDNPVVCR, encoded by the coding sequence ATGAGCCAGACCCCGCCCGACGTCGGCGCCCGCGCCTCAGCGGGCCCGCACGCCGACGCTGTCCCCGACTCCGCCGAACCGGTCGCGGCACTCGGCGGGACCGCTGCCCGGGGCACCCGTGCGATCGTGCGTCCACTGCTGGCCGCACTCGGCGCCACCCTGGCGATCGCCTGGCTGGGACTGGCCTGGGCGACCACCCGGACCCTGGCCCCGGGCTCGTCGGTGTCCGGCGTGGACGTCTCCGGCATGACTCGTGCCCAGGCTGTGGCTGCCGTGGATACCGCCATCGGCGCCCAGCTTGAGCAGCCTGTCACGCTCACCGTCGACGAAGCCACCGACACGCTCATCCCCGCCAGCTCCGGCGTGAGCGTGGACGCCGCCGCCAGCGTCGACCGGCTCACCGGCCCCACCCTCAACCCGCTCACGCTGGTAAGGAGGCTAGCGGGCACCGCCGTCGACGCCGTCACCCGGGTCGACTCCGACGCGCTCACCCGCGCCCTCAACGCCCGCCTGGGCACGCTGGCCACCGGCACCGCCGACGCCGTCGTCACCCTGGACGGCACCACCCCCGTGCTCACGCCCGGGTCGGTAGGCACCGGGCTGAACGTGGCGGAGAGCGTGAGCGCCCTGACCGGCGCCTGGCCGCTGGAGGAGACCACCATCGCCCTGGCCGCTGGCACCGCCAACCCTGCCGTCACCGACGCCGAGGCCCAGGAGTTCATCGACACTGTCCTGACCCCGCTGCTGAGTGACGACATCACCGTCACCACCGCCGGCGCCGGCACGGACGCCGCCGGCACCAGCATCCTGGCCCCAGAGGCGCTCGCTGCCCTGACCGACATCGACTCCACCGACGGCGTCCTGACTGCCACTCTCGACGCCGAGGCGCTGCACGCCGCGGTCCTCGCCGACCTGGGCGGGGACATTGAGGCGCCCGCCACCGACGCGACCTGGACCATCGACGGCAACCCCGATACCGCCGTGGACGCCACCCCCGTCTACCACCCCTCAGCCACTGGCACGGGAATCGACCCCAGCACTCTGGCTGAGGCAGTCCTAGCCGCCGGCACCGAGGCCGACGGGGATCGCACCGCCACCGCGACCGTGGTCGTCCTGCAGCCGGAGGTGACCATGCCGGAGGAGGAGTGGGGGATCGTCGAGATCGTCGGCGAGTTCTCCACCCCCTACGTCTCCCAGTACGGGCGCGACCAGAACCTCCAGCGCGGCACCGAGATGATCAACGGCACCCTGGTGCCGCCGGGGGAGACCTTCTCCACCACCGACGCCCTCGGTCCGGTAGACCTCGAGCACGGCTATACCTACGCCGGCGTAGTCACCGATGGGCAGCACACCGACGCCATGGGCGGCGGCCTGTCCCAGGTGGGCACCACCGTGTTCAATGCCGGCTTCGAGGCCGGCATGGACGATGTGGAGCACTGGCCCCACACCTACTGGTTCACCCGCTACCCGGCCGGGCGCGAGGCCACCATCTGGACCGGCGTCAAGGACGTCAAATGGCGCAACTCCACCCCGTACACGGTGCTGGTGCAGGCCTGGGCCGGCGACGGCGAGGTACACGTGCGACTGTGGTCCACCCCCTACTACGAGGTCACCATCACCGAGGGTGAGCACACCAACTACCGGCCCTACGCCACTGTGTACGGCTCCGGGCCGGGATGCGAGCCCTACGGCGGGGGCACGCAGGGATTCGACGTCACCGTTACCCGCACCCGCAGCCACGATGGCGAGAGCCTGCCCGACGACGTCCTGACCACTGCCTACGACTCCGACAACCCCGTGGTGTGTCGCTGA
- the fdxA gene encoding ferredoxin has protein sequence MTYVIAQPCVDVKDRACVDECPVDCIYEGERSLYINADECVDCGACEPVCPTEAIFYEDDVPEEWEDYTRANIDFFSLKGLGSPGGAQNVGPQDYDDPMIAALEPQNEEWKAANGY, from the coding sequence ATGACCTATGTCATCGCTCAGCCCTGCGTGGACGTCAAGGATCGTGCGTGCGTGGACGAGTGTCCGGTCGACTGCATCTACGAGGGTGAGCGCAGCCTGTACATCAACGCCGACGAGTGCGTTGACTGCGGCGCCTGCGAGCCGGTGTGCCCCACCGAGGCGATCTTCTACGAGGACGACGTCCCCGAGGAGTGGGAGGACTACACCCGGGCCAACATCGACTTCTTCTCCCTCAAGGGCCTGGGCTCACCGGGCGGCGCGCAGAACGTCGGCCCGCAGGACTACGACGATCCCATGATCGCCGCCCTGGAGCCCCAGAACGAGGAGTGGAAGGCCGCCAACGGCTACTGA